In Carya illinoinensis cultivar Pawnee chromosome 7, C.illinoinensisPawnee_v1, whole genome shotgun sequence, the following are encoded in one genomic region:
- the LOC122317446 gene encoding GDSL esterase/lipase At1g54790-like isoform X2, with the protein MAIKTCFLHVLFLIMFICLPLSKSIHFNFPSVFNFGDSNSDTGELIASGIESLDPPNGQIYFKTPSGRYCDGRLIIDFLMDAMDLPFLNAYLDSVGVPIFRKGCNFATAGSTILPATATSVSPFSFGIQVAQFLRFKARALELRAKNKKLEKYLPKEEYFGQALYMFDIGQNDIAGAFYSKSLDEILASIPTILVEFEKGIKKLYDQGARNFWIHNTGPLGCLTQNVAKFGTDTSKLDELGCVGSHNQAAKLFNLQLHTLCKNFRAQYLDANVTYIDIFTIKSNLVADYSRYGFEQPIMACCGYGGPPLNYNSRIRCGQTKNLNGTWVTAKGCPDSTEYISWDGIHYTEAANQFVSSQILTGKYADPPFSDEMPFLLKLKF; encoded by the exons ATGGCCATCAAGACATGCTTTCTCCATGTTCTTTTCTTGATTATGTTCATCTGCTTGCCTCTTTCCAAATCCATTCACTTCAACTTTCCTTCTGTTTTCAACTTTGGTGACTCAAATTCTGACACGGGTGAGCTTATTGCCTCCGGGATTGAGAGCCTTGATCCTCCTAATGGACAGATTTACTTCAAAACTCCATCTGGGAGATACTGTGATGGCCGTCTCATCATTGATTTTCTCA TGGATGCAATGGATCTGCCATTTCTAAATGCTTATCTGGATTCAGTTGGTGTGCCAATTTTCCGAAAAGGGTGCAATTTTGCGACTGCAGGGTCGACTATACTTCCAGCAACTGCAACATCTGTCAGCCCATTCTCATTTGGGATTCAGGTGGCTCAGTTCCTCCGATTTAAAGCTCGAGCTCTCGAATTGCGAGCTAAAA ATAAGAAACTTGAGAAGTACCTTCCGAAAGAAGAATATTTTGGGCAGGCACTTTACATGTTTGACATAGGCCAGAACGATATTGCTGGTGCTTTTTATTCCAAGTCATTGGATGAAATTCTTGCTTCAATTCCGACCATTTTAGTTGAGTTTGAAAAGGGAATAAAG AAACTATATGATCAAGGTGCCAGGAATTTTTGGATACACAACACGGGTCCTCTTGGATGCTTGACTCAGAATGTTGCCAAATTTGGAACTGACACATCAAAGCTTGATGAGCTAGGATGTGTAGGCTCGCACAACCAAGCTGCAAAACTTTTCAACCTGCAGCTTCATACTCTCTGCAAAAACTTCCGGGCCcaatatttggatgcaaatgtcaCCTATATTGATATCTTTACCATAAAATCGAACCTCGTTGCGGATTATTCCAGATACG GATTTGAACAACCTATAATGGCTTGCTGTGGGTATGGAGGTCCACCATTGAACTACAACAGCCGCATTAGATGTGGGCAGACGAAGAACTTGAATGGAACCTGGGTCACTGCCAAAGGGTGCCCGGACAGTACTGAATATATCAGTTGGGATGGAATTCATTACACTGAGGCTGCAAATCAGTTTGTGTCATCACAGATACTCACCGGAAAATATGCTGATCCTCCTTTCTCAGATGAAATGCCTTTCCTTCTGAAGCTCAAGTTTTAA
- the LOC122315303 gene encoding kinesin-like protein KIN-1, with translation MSNITVCARFRPLSSKERRDDGDRICIQRIDTETFIFKDEKEEDFTFSFDRVFYEESNQAEVYEFLALPIVRDAVNAINGTIITYGQTGAGKTYSMEGPSVLEVDEKKKGLLPRVVDGIFEHIKSFDEMTKYSIKLSMVEIYMEKVRDLFDLSKDIIQIKESKVQGILLSGATEISVSDASQALQSLSTGIANRAVGETQMNFASSRSHSVYMFTIQKESLGDKRMKAGKLVLVDLAGSEKVEKTGAEGRVLEEAKMINKSLSALGNVINALTCGSGRANHIPYRDSKLTRILQDALGGNSRTAILCCCSPSPSNASESLSTLRFGGRAKHIKSSPRVSCNEDKCAKKHETLFENKDESSDRILNKLRERLDIEDVKLLEELFILEGILFDPYSVEELESDYEDVTSRTISSLQHHVEELVSSVKELKRENRALKARMAAAEKHDTLHKEDAIISNVLRKISGIFSFFFFWGSLSSVEVPK, from the exons ATGTCGAACATAACGGTTTGTGCTCGCTTCAGGCCCTTAAGCTCAAAGGAGAGAAGAGATGATGGCGACAGAATCTGTATTCAACGCATAGACACTgaaactttcattttcaag GATGAGAAGGAGGAAGATTTCACTTTCAGCTTTGATAGGGTATTCTATGAGGAATCTAATCAAGCCGAGGTCTATGAATTTCTCGCCCTGCCTATCGTTCGAG ATGCTGTTAATGCAATTAACGGGACAATTATTACTTACGGACAG ACTGGAGCTGGAAAGACTTATAGTATGGAG GGGCCAAGTGTTCTGGAAGTTgatgagaagaagaaagggTTACTTCCAAGAGTGGTAGATGGAATTTTCGAGCATATTAAATCTTTTGATGAAATGACGAAGTATTCAATCAAGTTGTCAATG GTAGAGATCTACATGGAAAAAGTAAG GGACCTTTTTGATTTATCCAAGGACATTATACAGATTAAGGAGAGCAAAGTACAGGGGATATTGTTGTCCGGCGCAACAGAG ATATCTGTATCGGACGCTTCTCAAGCATTACAGAGCCTGTCA ACAGGGATAGCTAACAGAGCAGTTGGAGAGACCC AAATGAACTTTGCCAGCAGTAGAAGTCACTCAGTGTACATGTTTACCATCCAGAAAGAATCCCTTGGAGATAAGAG GATGAAAGCTGGAAAACTAGTCCTCGTAGACTTGGCAGGATCGGAGAAAGTGGAGAAAACTGGAGCTGAAGGGAGAGTTCTTGAAGAAGCTAAAATGATCAACAAGTCCCTATCCGCTCTTGGGAATGTGATAAATGCTTTGACATGTGGCTCGGGCAGAGCAAACCACATCCCATATCGCGATTCCAAGCTTACTCGGATTCTACAAGATGCACTT GGTGGGAACTCCAGAACTGCCATATTATGTTGTTGCTCACCGAGCCCTTCAAATGCATCGGAGAGCCTATCCACCCTACGTTTTGGTGGGAG GGCAAAGCATATCAAGTCATCACCACGTGTTAGCTGCAATGAGGATAAATGTGCCAAGAAGCACGAAACTCTTTTCGAGAATAAAGATGAGTCGAGCGATAGAATTCTAAACAAG TTGAGGGAGAGATTGGATATTGAAGATGTAAAATTACTCGAAGAGTTGTTCATACTGGAGGGAATTCTCTTTGATCCGTATTCGGTTGAAGAGCTGGAATCAGACTATGAAGATGTTACTTCGCGGACAATTTCCTCGTTACAACACCACGTGGAAGAACTTGTATCTAGTGTGAAAGAG CTTAAGAGGGAGAACAGAGCTCTCAAAGCCAGAATGGCAGCCGCTGAAAAGCATGATACGCTGCACAAAGAAGATGCCATAATTTCAAATGTTCTGCGCAAGATTTCAGGCATCttcagtttcttcttcttctgggGTTCACTGTCTTCTGTAGAGGTCCCGAAGTGA
- the LOC122317446 gene encoding GDSL esterase/lipase At1g54790-like isoform X1 gives MQAIPMATKTINILSTLALFSIFLFSLANSTDFHYPSVFNFGDSNSDTGGLASGLGLLLGPPNGEKYFKTSSTGRFSNGRLIVDFLVDAMDLPFLNAYLDSVGVPIFRKGCNFATAGSTILPATATSVSPFSFGIQVAQFLRFKARALELRAKNKKLEKYLPKEEYFGQALYMFDIGQNDIAGAFYSKSLDEILASIPTILVEFEKGIKKLYDQGARNFWIHNTGPLGCLTQNVAKFGTDTSKLDELGCVGSHNQAAKLFNLQLHTLCKNFRAQYLDANVTYIDIFTIKSNLVADYSRYGFEQPIMACCGYGGPPLNYNSRIRCGQTKNLNGTWVTAKGCPDSTEYISWDGIHYTEAANQFVSSQILTGKYADPPFSDEMPFLLKLKF, from the exons ATGCAAGCCATACCCATGGCTACGAAAACCATCAATATTCTCTCGACTCTCGCCTTgttttccatctttcttttttctcttgcaAATTCCACCGATTTCCATTATCCCTCGGTTTTCAACTTTGGAGATTCAAATTCTGACACAGGCGGGCTTGCTTCTGGGCTTGGACTCTTGCTTGGCCCCCCAAATGGAGAAAAGTACTTCAAAACTTCTTCAACAGGCAGATTTTCTAATGGTCGTCTCATCGTAGACTTCCTCG TGGATGCAATGGATCTGCCATTTCTAAATGCTTATCTGGATTCAGTTGGTGTGCCAATTTTCCGAAAAGGGTGCAATTTTGCGACTGCAGGGTCGACTATACTTCCAGCAACTGCAACATCTGTCAGCCCATTCTCATTTGGGATTCAGGTGGCTCAGTTCCTCCGATTTAAAGCTCGAGCTCTCGAATTGCGAGCTAAAA ATAAGAAACTTGAGAAGTACCTTCCGAAAGAAGAATATTTTGGGCAGGCACTTTACATGTTTGACATAGGCCAGAACGATATTGCTGGTGCTTTTTATTCCAAGTCATTGGATGAAATTCTTGCTTCAATTCCGACCATTTTAGTTGAGTTTGAAAAGGGAATAAAG AAACTATATGATCAAGGTGCCAGGAATTTTTGGATACACAACACGGGTCCTCTTGGATGCTTGACTCAGAATGTTGCCAAATTTGGAACTGACACATCAAAGCTTGATGAGCTAGGATGTGTAGGCTCGCACAACCAAGCTGCAAAACTTTTCAACCTGCAGCTTCATACTCTCTGCAAAAACTTCCGGGCCcaatatttggatgcaaatgtcaCCTATATTGATATCTTTACCATAAAATCGAACCTCGTTGCGGATTATTCCAGATACG GATTTGAACAACCTATAATGGCTTGCTGTGGGTATGGAGGTCCACCATTGAACTACAACAGCCGCATTAGATGTGGGCAGACGAAGAACTTGAATGGAACCTGGGTCACTGCCAAAGGGTGCCCGGACAGTACTGAATATATCAGTTGGGATGGAATTCATTACACTGAGGCTGCAAATCAGTTTGTGTCATCACAGATACTCACCGGAAAATATGCTGATCCTCCTTTCTCAGATGAAATGCCTTTCCTTCTGAAGCTCAAGTTTTAA
- the LOC122316016 gene encoding sodium/hydrogen exchanger 1-like, translated as MAVLETLPVLLPELQESSSSFLSTSTIIALTVFFALLCACIVIGHLLEENRWANESITALLLGLCSGVVVLLVSKFQSSQILVFSEDLFFLYLLPPIIFNAGFQVKKKQFFKNFTTIFLFGVFGTIISFCIISLGAYLLFKRIGVTNLNIEDFLAIGAIFSATDSVCTLQVLSQDETPLLYSIVFGEGVVNDATSIVLFNAVQTLDFSNIDALTALKLLWTFLYLFFSSTALGVLAGLVSAFIIKTLYFGRHSTDREVALMMLMAYLSYMLAELLNLSGILTIFFCGIVMSHYTWHNVTESSRITTKHAFATISFIAETFIFLYVGMDALDIDKWKQSKASAGTSIAVSSTLFALVLIGRAAFVFPISNITNCVKKRNNTKIEFRQQFIIWWAGLMRGAVTIALSYNQFSSSKDISTEYALMITCTIIVVLFSTVVFGSVTKPLIEAVLLRHAKPAISDATDIPSLEDLNILFIENDDPSEQGNNPPPRKNSLRLLISNPTHTVHYWWRKFDDRFMRPAFGGRGFVPFVPSSPTGARDEAS; from the exons ATGGCTGTGCTCGAAACCTTACCGGTTCTGCTCCCCGAACTCCAAGAATCATCATCTTCGTTTCTTAGCACAAGCACCATCATTGCACTCACCGTCTTCTTTGCGCTCCTCTGCGCTTGCATCGTTATCGGTCATCTTCTGGAAGAGAACCGCTGGGCCAACGAATCCATCACTGCCCTCCTGCTG GGGTTGTGCTCTGGAGTGGTGGTGTTGCTGGTGAGCAAGTTTCAGAGTTCTCAAATACTAGTCTTTAGTGAGGATTTGTTCTTCCTTTATCTGCTTCCCCCAATCATTTTCAATGCCGG TTTTCAGGTCAagaaaaagcaatttttcaagaatttcacaACGATATTTTTGTTCGGAGTATTCGGTACAATAATTTCATTCTGCATAATATCACTAG GTGCCTATTTGCTATTTAAGAGGATTGGCGTGACAAACCTGAATATTGAAGATTTCCTAG CTATTGGTGCGATATTCTCGGCAACTGATTCAGTTTGCACTCTGCAG GTTCTCAGTCAAGATGAAACACCCTTACTTTACAGTATTGTATTCGGTGAGGGAGTGGTGAATGACGCCACCTCTATTGTGCTTTTCAATGCAGTCCAAACACTTGATTTCAGCAACATTGATGCTCTTACGGCATTGAAATTGTTGTGGACTTTCCTTTATCTCTTCTTCAGCAGTACTGCTCTTGGTGTATTA GCGGGTCTTGTAAGTGCTTTTATCATCAAGACACTTTACTTTGGAAG GCATTCCACAGACCGTGAAGTTGCACTCATGATGCTTATGGCTTATTTGTCATACATGTTGGCTGAG CTTTTAAATCTTAGTGGGATCTTGACAATATTCTTCTGCGGCATTGTCATGTCCCACTACACATGGCACAATGTAACAGAAAGCTCACGGATAACAACCAA GCATGCATTTGCAACAATTTCCTTTATTGCAGAAACTTTTATATTTCTGTATGTTGGTATGGATGCCTTGGACATTGACAAATGGAAACAGAGCAAAGCAAG TGCAGGAACTTCAATCGCTGTCAGTTCAACATTGTTTGCATTAGTGTTGATTGGAAGAGCAGCATTTGTGTTCCCTATTTCTAATATTACAAATTGTGTGAAAAAACGAAACAATACGAAGATTGAGTTTCGACAACAG TTTATAATATGGTGGGCAGGCCTAATGCGAGGTGCAGTAACTATTGCATTGTCCTATAATCAG TTTTCAAGTTCTAAAGACATATCGACGGAATATGCACTGATGATAACTTGCACCATAATTGTTGTTCTATTTAGTACCGTG gtGTTTGGTTCCGTAACAAAGCCACTAATTGAAGCAGTGCTGTTACGCCATGCAAAACCTGCAATCTCAGATGCAACTGACATTCCAAGTCTAGAAGACTTGAACATTTTATTCATTGAAAATGACGATCCAAGTGAGCAGGGCAACAATCCACCCCCCCGCAAGAACAGCTTAAGATTGCTGATAAGTAACCCCACTCACACTGTCCATTACTGGTGGAGAAAATTTGATGACAGGTTCATGAGACCAGCTTTTGGAGGACGGGGTTTTGTTCCATTTGTTCCTAGCTCTCCAACTGGTGCAAGAGACGAAGCATCTTGA
- the LOC122317378 gene encoding uncharacterized protein LOC122317378 produces MAYSPDHAFYTKGVLRLVLVLVGLSLAGYIVGPSRYWRSKGNSTTQAPCPLCVCDCSSEDFLPLHLEIINSSLPDCGKNDPDMKEEMKKDFVALLSEELNLRKAVANDTIEHTKALVIDARKTFSHYRREAEKCSTGVETCEEARERAERELAEEVKLSELWEKRAREHGW; encoded by the exons ATGGCTTATTCCCCCGACCATGCATTCTACACTAAAGGTGTTTTGAGGTTGGTGCTGGTTTTGGTGGGTTTGAGTTTGGCTGGCTACATAGTTGGGCCGTCGCGGTACTGGCGTTCGAAGGGGAATTCAACTACCCAAGCTCCATGCCCTTTATGTGTTTGCGATTGTTCCTCTGAGGATTTCCTGCCCTTACATTTAG AAATCATCAACAGTTCATTGCCAG ACTGTGGTAAAAATGATCCCGATATGAAGGAGGAAATGAAGAAGGATTTTGTAGCTTTACTGTCAGAGGAGCTAAATTTACGGAAAGCTGTTGCCAATGATACCATAGAACACACCAAAGCATTAGTGATAGATGCTAGGAAAACCTTTTCACACTATCGACGGGAGGCAGAAAAGTGCAGTACTGGAGTGGAAACTTGCGAGGAAGCCAGGGAGAGGGCTGAAAGAGAACTTGCAGAGGAGGTTAAGCTTTCGGAATTGTGGGAGAAACGAGCTCGTGAACACGGGTGGTAG
- the LOC122317446 gene encoding GDSL esterase/lipase At1g54790-like isoform X3 yields the protein MQAIPMATKTINILSTLALFSIFLFSLANSTDFHYPSVFNFGDSNSDTGGLASGLGLLLGPPNGEKYFKTSSTGRFSNGRLIVDFLGNFFTHYLQTLTCFLHVLFLIMFICLPLSKSIHFNFPSVFNFGDSNSDTGELIASGIESLDPPNGQIYFKTPSGRYCDGRLIIDFLMDAMDLPFLNAYLDSVGVPIFRKGCNFATAGSTILPATATSVSPFSFGIQVAQFLRFKARALELRAKNKKLEKYLPKEEYFGQALYMFDIGQNDIAGAFYSKSLDEILASIPTILVEFEKGIKKLYDQGARNFWIHNTGPLGCLTQNVAKFGTDTSKLDELGCVGSHNQAAKLFNLQLHTLCKNFRAQYLDANVTYIDIFTIKSNLVADYSRYGFEQPIMACCGYGGPPLNYNSRIRCGQTKNLNGTWVTAKGCPDSTEYISWDGIHYTEAANQFVSSQILTGKYADPPFSDEMPFLLKLKF from the exons ATGCAAGCCATACCCATGGCTACGAAAACCATCAATATTCTCTCGACTCTCGCCTTgttttccatctttcttttttctcttgcaAATTCCACCGATTTCCATTATCCCTCGGTTTTCAACTTTGGAGATTCAAATTCTGACACAGGCGGGCTTGCTTCTGGGCTTGGACTCTTGCTTGGCCCCCCAAATGGAGAAAAGTACTTCAAAACTTCTTCAACAGGCAGATTTTCTAATGGTCGTCTCATCGTAGACTTCCTCGGTAATTTCTTCACTCATTATCTGCAAACGCTT ACATGCTTTCTCCATGTTCTTTTCTTGATTATGTTCATCTGCTTGCCTCTTTCCAAATCCATTCACTTCAACTTTCCTTCTGTTTTCAACTTTGGTGACTCAAATTCTGACACGGGTGAGCTTATTGCCTCCGGGATTGAGAGCCTTGATCCTCCTAATGGACAGATTTACTTCAAAACTCCATCTGGGAGATACTGTGATGGCCGTCTCATCATTGATTTTCTCA TGGATGCAATGGATCTGCCATTTCTAAATGCTTATCTGGATTCAGTTGGTGTGCCAATTTTCCGAAAAGGGTGCAATTTTGCGACTGCAGGGTCGACTATACTTCCAGCAACTGCAACATCTGTCAGCCCATTCTCATTTGGGATTCAGGTGGCTCAGTTCCTCCGATTTAAAGCTCGAGCTCTCGAATTGCGAGCTAAAA ATAAGAAACTTGAGAAGTACCTTCCGAAAGAAGAATATTTTGGGCAGGCACTTTACATGTTTGACATAGGCCAGAACGATATTGCTGGTGCTTTTTATTCCAAGTCATTGGATGAAATTCTTGCTTCAATTCCGACCATTTTAGTTGAGTTTGAAAAGGGAATAAAG AAACTATATGATCAAGGTGCCAGGAATTTTTGGATACACAACACGGGTCCTCTTGGATGCTTGACTCAGAATGTTGCCAAATTTGGAACTGACACATCAAAGCTTGATGAGCTAGGATGTGTAGGCTCGCACAACCAAGCTGCAAAACTTTTCAACCTGCAGCTTCATACTCTCTGCAAAAACTTCCGGGCCcaatatttggatgcaaatgtcaCCTATATTGATATCTTTACCATAAAATCGAACCTCGTTGCGGATTATTCCAGATACG GATTTGAACAACCTATAATGGCTTGCTGTGGGTATGGAGGTCCACCATTGAACTACAACAGCCGCATTAGATGTGGGCAGACGAAGAACTTGAATGGAACCTGGGTCACTGCCAAAGGGTGCCCGGACAGTACTGAATATATCAGTTGGGATGGAATTCATTACACTGAGGCTGCAAATCAGTTTGTGTCATCACAGATACTCACCGGAAAATATGCTGATCCTCCTTTCTCAGATGAAATGCCTTTCCTTCTGAAGCTCAAGTTTTAA